In Desulfuribacillus alkaliarsenatis, the following proteins share a genomic window:
- a CDS encoding antitoxin VbhA family protein, translated as MNKIEGVKVSSQAQKLSAKWARGEISGAEMKASLVAKYKHFALGSNNERSIPLQRRLCFTQFVKYP; from the coding sequence GTGAATAAAATAGAAGGTGTGAAAGTATCTTCCCAGGCTCAAAAGCTATCAGCTAAATGGGCGCGAGGTGAAATATCGGGTGCAGAAATGAAAGCTTCTCTAGTAGCAAAGTACAAACATTTCGCTTTAGGTTCAAATAATGAGCGATCCATACCTTTACAAAGAAGGCTCTGTTTTACGCAATTTGTTAAATATCCGTGA